The Linepithema humile isolate Giens D197 chromosome 7, Lhum_UNIL_v1.0, whole genome shotgun sequence genome has a window encoding:
- the Fancd2 gene encoding Fanconi anemia group D2 protein homolog isoform X1 produces MDKRKLMFKTSLHKDLQLANQSLKKTASIINSEQISSSTNITVQDKIDHLLDDRSSTVKSSTLKPLQPNNQLTVRNNLSIANRKRNLHEIEKDDSTAGCKLLNTKTSKQLNSQISTSTASMSQQENIHLTEDRISRSKKLNTSNSSMEKSVSQKRKVLSSNLAEETSDSDLDLSHDKYTVIKKKLNKTEVDRNAPYVTQDVGINHQSPRKTLSLVHRSPVEPITKSNVSQKKQQDKKEFYSPVNLEKHNINSKQLDKCKVNNEECSLKEQSFRISAFTNLLQKCGIILSIDDVHVLNVPPSIAKWKMKKMLNSKQHQKTDIIDCIEKYIQSEVCFEKMLNDMELSVDSRSFSALRSVSLARMLLEVTEIQADVYNIFMSKLNESVLLADTPEKVPWAVLLLHQFRFLDTVINVDTLTTNIEQLLETCPQWFQYELILFLPDILSDTQHQDIAEILMKMLEENCELTNVILNCIASFNLGKEYLEQYKLKVLHLLKTNMKVELIPTVIRFLLNDCVCPDIVKQMILVLRSIETQPLAGDEVKDCYKNQVQIIKTLKMCMLLAKEVTHAAIAVIKDINKNPKPLDLIILLLVFSGMVKQKNAEILLKQNIQCGFYRISLLHTLYSDYKEVVRELQPVILQLAGKLLKSEERVFTNFAIEWFRLQILSQKNMLFKQREIIEKIILFMGNNDQTVKHALSVLCKIAENMNDKDCLVSHCNHLRILLEKIDCFGLEEVGTLSDLLHRLCLSDDATSESLRDDLFILLQKQLSSAKPITKCKGVMGAVMAIKHLAARTETCNQALKLFNKVMKSVRSCSKSQPLFYDQLAHVIAQTELINTDFLQKISNCIEDEFVNTYMTDKQSSDDLVPKFGLNNTENEPQNCVLNFGNKKSGPIAPILFRLLKTCCMRLSVHGELEAIDALLGCGMLMPSSFDIPEPSVLDLLICGINWFREVITGFVTQTDPLLREQVLKRLDSLIYLQGELNTLLTLCDTKYQPLPCYFHYFPLPPFIKNEKKTGKKGKKSTKGKKSKVNITEKTESWEIDSTLCSKNPAYFRKFDANIAYLLDIEITLQSSQSETQGISIKQVCFLVRELLAMFENEPSESFMKDLIHLLPKVCSKLDDVIKILRQSNNDDFRKGARLLLCLLTKIFNWKGFLSVTYNTLLREGLRSLAKQVNEENAQLRSCKELVAESYKYFESLSDIATEISLATALVNVCQSLMKHSETYMQQHKSKHAKLAYGFLCLEWPEDRHTGPQYKLSIIQLLNNWIDNESSPLDTITSILEWLPDETSNLENAQSALTRIPSVNKYVFHLLYKKLFEGLIKGINVSLLATNSDPKRIKIWHNIALNVQKLVLICKSSKTNTNIQLFLRYMPTIIKQFLSTGMPILEHNLKYQTDDITNILKMMQSGTRHLHAICCDCTEKKNLLLTKYVPVAKSILEKLIYSVKGMLVLNDSAAAFWMGNLVNKNLDGREILSQTSSEETALSHINALSEELVSASSEILDSDLSEDPMEENEDDCIDES; encoded by the exons atggataaaagaaaattaatgtttaaaaccAGTTTACATAAGGATTTGCAACTAGCCAATCAATCATTGAAAAAAACTGcttctattattaatagtgaACAAATAAGTTCTTCAACTAATATTACAGTACAAGATAAGATTGATCATTTACTTGATGATAGAAGCTCAACTGTAAAATCCTCAACATTGAAACCACTCCAACCAAATAATCAATTGACAGTAAGAAATAATCTGTCTATTGCAAATAGGAAAAGAAACCTTcatgaaattgaaaaagatgatTCTACTGCTGGctgtaaattattgaatactaAAACTTCAAAGCAGCTAAATAGCCAAATATCAACCAGCACTGCCTCTATGAGCCAACaggaaaatattcatttaacaGAAGATAGGATTTCAAGATCAAAGAAATTGAACACTTCTAATTCATCAATGGAGAAATCAGTTTCTCAGAAACGTAAAGTTTTAAGTTCAAATTTGGCAGAAGAAACTTCAGACAGTGATCTTGATCTATCACATGATAAATAtactgttataaaaaaaaaactaaataaaactGAAGTTGATAGAAATGCACCGTATGTTACTCAAGATGTTGGTATTAATCATCAGTCTCCTAGAAAAACACTTTCTTTGGTTCATAGATCACCTGTTGAACCAATTACTAAATCTAATGTTTCTCAGAAAAAGCAGCAGGATAAGAAAGAGTTTTATTCGCCTGTAAATTTAGagaaacataatattaatagtaaacAATTAGACAAATGCAAAGTTAATAATGAAGAATGTTCTCTAAAAGAGCAAAGTTTTCGTATATCTGCTTTTACCAACTTGTTACAGAAATGTggaattatattatcaattgaTGATGTACATGTTCTGA atGTTCCTCCATCCATTGCTAAATGGaagatgaagaaaatgttaaattcaAAGCAGCATCAGAAGACAGATATAATTGAttgcatagaaaaatatatccaaAGTGAAGTGTGTTTTGAAAAGATGTTAAATGATATGGAATTATCTGTTGACAGTAGAAGTTTTAGTGCTCTAAGAAGTGTGTCTCTCGCAAGAATGCTACTGGAGGTTACAGAAATTCAAGCAGatgtatataatatctttatgtCTAAACTTAACGAATCTGTTTTATTAGc agataCTCCAGAAAAAGTACCTTGGgcagtattattattacaccAGTTTCGTTTTTTGGACACCGTAATCAATGTTGATACATTAACTACAAATATAGAGCAACTATTGGAAACATGTCCACAATGGTTTCAATATGAACTCATCTTATTCTTGCCTGATATTCTATCAGACACTCAACATCAAGACATTGCTGAAATTCTAATGAAAATGTTGGAAGAAAATTGCGAGTtgacaaatgtaattttaaattgtatcgCCAGTTTTAACCTTGGCAAAGAATATTTGGAACAATATAAACTTAAAGTAttacatttgttaaaaacaaatatgaaagTTGAGCTTATACCAACTGTCATCAG ATTTCTTCTTAATGATTGTGTATGTCCCGATATTGTCAAACAAATGATACTTGTATTACGAAGTATAGAAACGCAGCCTCTTGCTGGGGATGAAGTTAAAGACTGTTATAAAAATCAAGTACAGATCATTAAAACGTTAAAGATGTGTATGTTACTAGCTAAGGAGGTGACGCATGCTGCAATAGCAGTGATAAaagacattaataaaaatccaaaaccattagatttaattattttgcttctGGTATTCTCTGGGATGgtaaagcaaaaaaatgcagaaattttattgaaacaaaacATACAATGTGGTTTTTATAGAATAAGTTTACTTCATACACTTTACAGTGATTACAAAGAg gttgTTCGAGAATTACAGCCAGTGATATTACAATTAGCGGGTAAACTATTGAAATCCGAAGAACGTGTGTTCACTAATTTCGCAATAGAATGGTTTCGATTACAAATTCTTAGCCAGAAGAATATGTTGTTTAAGCAGCGTGAGATTATAGAAaagattattctttttatggGTAATAACGATCAAACTGTGAAACATGCACTATCTGTTCTTTGTAAGATAGCGGAAAATATGAATGACAAAGATTGTTTAGTATCGCATTGCAATCACctgagaattttattagaaaagatAGATTGCTTTGGGCTCGAAGAAGTTGGCACTCTAAGTGACCTATTGCACAGATTATGTTTGTCTGACGACGCCACTTCGGAATCCCTACGGGATGATTTGTTTATACTGTTGCAAAAACAATTGTCTTCTGCTAAACCAAT TACAAAATGCAAAGGTGTCATGGGAGCAGTAATGGCGATAAAACATCTAGCAGCAAGAACCGAAACTTGTAATCAAGccctaaaattattta ATAAAGTAATGAAGAGTGTAAGAAGTTGTTCGAAGTCGCAACCTTTATTTTATGACCAACTAGCACATGTAATAGCACAAACTGAACTCATTAATACAGATTTTCTCCAAAAAATTAGCAACTGCATTGAAGATGAGTttgttaatacatatatgaCAGATAAACAATCTAG tgaTGATTTAGTACCTAAATTTGGattaaataatacagaaaatGAGCCACAAAACTGTGTGTTAAACttcggaaataaaaaaagtggtCCAATCGCACCAATATTGTTTCGTCTTCTCAAAACTTGTTGCATGCGACTCAGCGTGCACGGAGAATTGGAGGCCATAGACGCTCTTTTGGGATGTGGAATGTTAATGCCATCATCTTTTGATATACCAGAACCTTCAGTGCTAGATCTTCTTATATGTGGTATTAATTG GTTTAGAGAAGTAATCACAGGCTTTGTCACGCAAACAGATCCTTTACTACGAGAACAAGTACTAAAACGTTTGGATTCGTTGATATACTTGCAGGGTGAACTAAAcacattattaacattatgtGATACTAAGTACCAACCATTGCCATGTTACTTTCATTACTTTCCATTACctccatttataaaaaatgaaaaaaagactGGCAAAAAAGGGAAGAAATCTACGAAAGGAAAGAAATCTAAAGTTAATATAACCGAAAAGACTGAATCCTGGGAGATAGATTCAACACTTTGCTCCAAAAATCCAGCGTATTTTCGGAAGTTTGATGCAAac ATAGCCTATTTGTTGGATATTGAAATAACTTTACAATCATCACAGTCTGAAACACAAGGCATATCAATCAAGCAAGTCTGTTTTCTCGTAAGAGAACTCTTGGCGATGTTCGAAAATGAACCCTCCGAATCTTTTATGAAAGATTTAATACATTTGTTGCCAAAAGTCTGCTCAAAATTAGACGATGTTATCAAGATATTAAGACAAAGTAACAATGACGATTTCAGAAAAGGAGCAAGATTATTATTGTGCCTTCTTACCAAAATTTTCAATTGGAAAGGATTTTTGAGTGTGACATATAACACGTTGCTACGCG agggATTACGTAGTTTAGCTAAACAagttaatgaagaaaatgcaCAATTGCGGTCTTGTAAAGAACTTGTTGCGGaatcatacaaatattttgaatcatTGTCAGATATTGCTACTGAGATATCATTAGCTACTGCTCTTGTCAACGTGTGCCAATCGTTGATGAAACATTCTGAAACTTATATGCAACAGCATAAAAGCAAACATG cAAAATTGGCATATGGATTTCTTTGTCTGGAATGGCCTGAAGATAGACATACTGGTCCTCAGTACAAATTatctattattcaattattgaataattggATAGATAATGAATCATCGCCACTAGATACAATAACGTCAATTTTAGAATGGTTACCAGATGAAACGTCCAATTTGGAAAACGCCCAAAGTGCTTTAACAAGAATTCCTTCTGTGAACAAATATGTTTTTCacttgttatataaaaaattatttgaaggTTTAATTAAAGGTATCAATGTATCATTGTTAGCAACCAACTC AGATCCAAAGAGAATAAAGATATGGCATAACATTGCACTAAATGTTCAAAAACTTGTGCTGATTTGTAAAAGTTCAAAAACGAATACTAATATACAACTATTTCTGCGATATATGCCTacgataataaaacaatttttaagtaCTGGTATGCCAATACTCGAACATAATCTGAAATATCAAACAGATGATATAactaatattcttaaaatgaTGCAaa GTGGTACACGGCATCTACATGCTATATGCTGCGACTGCACAGAGAAAAAGAACTTACTACTAACAAAATATGTGCCTGTAGCAAAATCTATAttggagaaattaatttatagtgTCAAAGGGATGTTAGTCCTTAACGATAGTGCAGCAGCCTTTTGGATGGGGAatcttgttaataaaaatttagacgGCCGTGAAATTCTTTCGCag aCTTCATCAGAAGAAACTGCTTTATCACACATAAATGCACTTTCAGAAGAATTAGTCAGTGCATCATCTGAAATCTTGGATTCTGATTTAAGTGAAGATCCAATGGAAGAAAACGAGGATGATTGTATTGATGAATCATAG
- the Fancd2 gene encoding Fanconi anemia group D2 protein homolog isoform X2 produces the protein MSQQENIHLTEDRISRSKKLNTSNSSMEKSVSQKRKVLSSNLAEETSDSDLDLSHDKYTVIKKKLNKTEVDRNAPYVTQDVGINHQSPRKTLSLVHRSPVEPITKSNVSQKKQQDKKEFYSPVNLEKHNINSKQLDKCKVNNEECSLKEQSFRISAFTNLLQKCGIILSIDDVHVLNVPPSIAKWKMKKMLNSKQHQKTDIIDCIEKYIQSEVCFEKMLNDMELSVDSRSFSALRSVSLARMLLEVTEIQADVYNIFMSKLNESVLLADTPEKVPWAVLLLHQFRFLDTVINVDTLTTNIEQLLETCPQWFQYELILFLPDILSDTQHQDIAEILMKMLEENCELTNVILNCIASFNLGKEYLEQYKLKVLHLLKTNMKVELIPTVIRFLLNDCVCPDIVKQMILVLRSIETQPLAGDEVKDCYKNQVQIIKTLKMCMLLAKEVTHAAIAVIKDINKNPKPLDLIILLLVFSGMVKQKNAEILLKQNIQCGFYRISLLHTLYSDYKEVVRELQPVILQLAGKLLKSEERVFTNFAIEWFRLQILSQKNMLFKQREIIEKIILFMGNNDQTVKHALSVLCKIAENMNDKDCLVSHCNHLRILLEKIDCFGLEEVGTLSDLLHRLCLSDDATSESLRDDLFILLQKQLSSAKPITKCKGVMGAVMAIKHLAARTETCNQALKLFNKVMKSVRSCSKSQPLFYDQLAHVIAQTELINTDFLQKISNCIEDEFVNTYMTDKQSSDDLVPKFGLNNTENEPQNCVLNFGNKKSGPIAPILFRLLKTCCMRLSVHGELEAIDALLGCGMLMPSSFDIPEPSVLDLLICGINWFREVITGFVTQTDPLLREQVLKRLDSLIYLQGELNTLLTLCDTKYQPLPCYFHYFPLPPFIKNEKKTGKKGKKSTKGKKSKVNITEKTESWEIDSTLCSKNPAYFRKFDANIAYLLDIEITLQSSQSETQGISIKQVCFLVRELLAMFENEPSESFMKDLIHLLPKVCSKLDDVIKILRQSNNDDFRKGARLLLCLLTKIFNWKGFLSVTYNTLLREGLRSLAKQVNEENAQLRSCKELVAESYKYFESLSDIATEISLATALVNVCQSLMKHSETYMQQHKSKHAKLAYGFLCLEWPEDRHTGPQYKLSIIQLLNNWIDNESSPLDTITSILEWLPDETSNLENAQSALTRIPSVNKYVFHLLYKKLFEGLIKGINVSLLATNSDPKRIKIWHNIALNVQKLVLICKSSKTNTNIQLFLRYMPTIIKQFLSTGMPILEHNLKYQTDDITNILKMMQSGTRHLHAICCDCTEKKNLLLTKYVPVAKSILEKLIYSVKGMLVLNDSAAAFWMGNLVNKNLDGREILSQTSSEETALSHINALSEELVSASSEILDSDLSEDPMEENEDDCIDES, from the exons ATGAGCCAACaggaaaatattcatttaacaGAAGATAGGATTTCAAGATCAAAGAAATTGAACACTTCTAATTCATCAATGGAGAAATCAGTTTCTCAGAAACGTAAAGTTTTAAGTTCAAATTTGGCAGAAGAAACTTCAGACAGTGATCTTGATCTATCACATGATAAATAtactgttataaaaaaaaaactaaataaaactGAAGTTGATAGAAATGCACCGTATGTTACTCAAGATGTTGGTATTAATCATCAGTCTCCTAGAAAAACACTTTCTTTGGTTCATAGATCACCTGTTGAACCAATTACTAAATCTAATGTTTCTCAGAAAAAGCAGCAGGATAAGAAAGAGTTTTATTCGCCTGTAAATTTAGagaaacataatattaatagtaaacAATTAGACAAATGCAAAGTTAATAATGAAGAATGTTCTCTAAAAGAGCAAAGTTTTCGTATATCTGCTTTTACCAACTTGTTACAGAAATGTggaattatattatcaattgaTGATGTACATGTTCTGA atGTTCCTCCATCCATTGCTAAATGGaagatgaagaaaatgttaaattcaAAGCAGCATCAGAAGACAGATATAATTGAttgcatagaaaaatatatccaaAGTGAAGTGTGTTTTGAAAAGATGTTAAATGATATGGAATTATCTGTTGACAGTAGAAGTTTTAGTGCTCTAAGAAGTGTGTCTCTCGCAAGAATGCTACTGGAGGTTACAGAAATTCAAGCAGatgtatataatatctttatgtCTAAACTTAACGAATCTGTTTTATTAGc agataCTCCAGAAAAAGTACCTTGGgcagtattattattacaccAGTTTCGTTTTTTGGACACCGTAATCAATGTTGATACATTAACTACAAATATAGAGCAACTATTGGAAACATGTCCACAATGGTTTCAATATGAACTCATCTTATTCTTGCCTGATATTCTATCAGACACTCAACATCAAGACATTGCTGAAATTCTAATGAAAATGTTGGAAGAAAATTGCGAGTtgacaaatgtaattttaaattgtatcgCCAGTTTTAACCTTGGCAAAGAATATTTGGAACAATATAAACTTAAAGTAttacatttgttaaaaacaaatatgaaagTTGAGCTTATACCAACTGTCATCAG ATTTCTTCTTAATGATTGTGTATGTCCCGATATTGTCAAACAAATGATACTTGTATTACGAAGTATAGAAACGCAGCCTCTTGCTGGGGATGAAGTTAAAGACTGTTATAAAAATCAAGTACAGATCATTAAAACGTTAAAGATGTGTATGTTACTAGCTAAGGAGGTGACGCATGCTGCAATAGCAGTGATAAaagacattaataaaaatccaaaaccattagatttaattattttgcttctGGTATTCTCTGGGATGgtaaagcaaaaaaatgcagaaattttattgaaacaaaacATACAATGTGGTTTTTATAGAATAAGTTTACTTCATACACTTTACAGTGATTACAAAGAg gttgTTCGAGAATTACAGCCAGTGATATTACAATTAGCGGGTAAACTATTGAAATCCGAAGAACGTGTGTTCACTAATTTCGCAATAGAATGGTTTCGATTACAAATTCTTAGCCAGAAGAATATGTTGTTTAAGCAGCGTGAGATTATAGAAaagattattctttttatggGTAATAACGATCAAACTGTGAAACATGCACTATCTGTTCTTTGTAAGATAGCGGAAAATATGAATGACAAAGATTGTTTAGTATCGCATTGCAATCACctgagaattttattagaaaagatAGATTGCTTTGGGCTCGAAGAAGTTGGCACTCTAAGTGACCTATTGCACAGATTATGTTTGTCTGACGACGCCACTTCGGAATCCCTACGGGATGATTTGTTTATACTGTTGCAAAAACAATTGTCTTCTGCTAAACCAAT TACAAAATGCAAAGGTGTCATGGGAGCAGTAATGGCGATAAAACATCTAGCAGCAAGAACCGAAACTTGTAATCAAGccctaaaattattta ATAAAGTAATGAAGAGTGTAAGAAGTTGTTCGAAGTCGCAACCTTTATTTTATGACCAACTAGCACATGTAATAGCACAAACTGAACTCATTAATACAGATTTTCTCCAAAAAATTAGCAACTGCATTGAAGATGAGTttgttaatacatatatgaCAGATAAACAATCTAG tgaTGATTTAGTACCTAAATTTGGattaaataatacagaaaatGAGCCACAAAACTGTGTGTTAAACttcggaaataaaaaaagtggtCCAATCGCACCAATATTGTTTCGTCTTCTCAAAACTTGTTGCATGCGACTCAGCGTGCACGGAGAATTGGAGGCCATAGACGCTCTTTTGGGATGTGGAATGTTAATGCCATCATCTTTTGATATACCAGAACCTTCAGTGCTAGATCTTCTTATATGTGGTATTAATTG GTTTAGAGAAGTAATCACAGGCTTTGTCACGCAAACAGATCCTTTACTACGAGAACAAGTACTAAAACGTTTGGATTCGTTGATATACTTGCAGGGTGAACTAAAcacattattaacattatgtGATACTAAGTACCAACCATTGCCATGTTACTTTCATTACTTTCCATTACctccatttataaaaaatgaaaaaaagactGGCAAAAAAGGGAAGAAATCTACGAAAGGAAAGAAATCTAAAGTTAATATAACCGAAAAGACTGAATCCTGGGAGATAGATTCAACACTTTGCTCCAAAAATCCAGCGTATTTTCGGAAGTTTGATGCAAac ATAGCCTATTTGTTGGATATTGAAATAACTTTACAATCATCACAGTCTGAAACACAAGGCATATCAATCAAGCAAGTCTGTTTTCTCGTAAGAGAACTCTTGGCGATGTTCGAAAATGAACCCTCCGAATCTTTTATGAAAGATTTAATACATTTGTTGCCAAAAGTCTGCTCAAAATTAGACGATGTTATCAAGATATTAAGACAAAGTAACAATGACGATTTCAGAAAAGGAGCAAGATTATTATTGTGCCTTCTTACCAAAATTTTCAATTGGAAAGGATTTTTGAGTGTGACATATAACACGTTGCTACGCG agggATTACGTAGTTTAGCTAAACAagttaatgaagaaaatgcaCAATTGCGGTCTTGTAAAGAACTTGTTGCGGaatcatacaaatattttgaatcatTGTCAGATATTGCTACTGAGATATCATTAGCTACTGCTCTTGTCAACGTGTGCCAATCGTTGATGAAACATTCTGAAACTTATATGCAACAGCATAAAAGCAAACATG cAAAATTGGCATATGGATTTCTTTGTCTGGAATGGCCTGAAGATAGACATACTGGTCCTCAGTACAAATTatctattattcaattattgaataattggATAGATAATGAATCATCGCCACTAGATACAATAACGTCAATTTTAGAATGGTTACCAGATGAAACGTCCAATTTGGAAAACGCCCAAAGTGCTTTAACAAGAATTCCTTCTGTGAACAAATATGTTTTTCacttgttatataaaaaattatttgaaggTTTAATTAAAGGTATCAATGTATCATTGTTAGCAACCAACTC AGATCCAAAGAGAATAAAGATATGGCATAACATTGCACTAAATGTTCAAAAACTTGTGCTGATTTGTAAAAGTTCAAAAACGAATACTAATATACAACTATTTCTGCGATATATGCCTacgataataaaacaatttttaagtaCTGGTATGCCAATACTCGAACATAATCTGAAATATCAAACAGATGATATAactaatattcttaaaatgaTGCAaa GTGGTACACGGCATCTACATGCTATATGCTGCGACTGCACAGAGAAAAAGAACTTACTACTAACAAAATATGTGCCTGTAGCAAAATCTATAttggagaaattaatttatagtgTCAAAGGGATGTTAGTCCTTAACGATAGTGCAGCAGCCTTTTGGATGGGGAatcttgttaataaaaatttagacgGCCGTGAAATTCTTTCGCag aCTTCATCAGAAGAAACTGCTTTATCACACATAAATGCACTTTCAGAAGAATTAGTCAGTGCATCATCTGAAATCTTGGATTCTGATTTAAGTGAAGATCCAATGGAAGAAAACGAGGATGATTGTATTGATGAATCATAG